One window of Hydractinia symbiolongicarpus strain clone_291-10 chromosome 3, HSymV2.1, whole genome shotgun sequence genomic DNA carries:
- the LOC130635520 gene encoding coiled-coil domain-containing protein 191-like isoform X1 translates to MANHHADLFKWKRKTNPMEMGRKGKKDKMKDWIKKVQDASERAALEAYGSDIFETDHLGEFVPDDEALYEAQELLDGWLQEKTFPNMQHELEHKKESWSSNKRLMLDADTYLHGGNKNKVDYLTDFRNTFLDIDTNHEEEEEIPKPIFFPEAASAAQDYTNYLLEVENIDNDDIDDSLVVQEVLRGMMNKEVVKNIDLGMKPLVRRLKDPVPKMNLRHQQVKIKGAERKSKVAAKKLELSTQKEIEQKARAKVAEEEKQKKLKEKAEEKAIKLEMVRIRKELEDEKRKRFEESERKKKILDEAKLQMQKELRRKKEHRKTESVRRKEAEEQMRLHVEYEAEKKSLEELKQNMQILHKHFSLWYNLVLETRIKVGKARAVADWKCKLKAWNAWKAYVTCVRSCEEARTIEQSLKEKYRKEQMAIKYSNKKLLHTCFISWLKYARYQVEKKILLAEHEKKAKKMAMFLEAASKGLLWKDKKECNASSDEKIVLTNEKVNDQQLYQTHLRNKTQKIPTGKSHFQKHKEKRNEEVHQHNKMPCKDVENITRQNSVYTKKTKSVVTENYMIQHNIANPFSAPLIKHSIGAKNDVLHDANPTRSDPAESVVTVPIKHFQVRSQKQTTKPLHLAMEERESQRRERKAQLEEQKRKKEEEKLNVLRKREEERLRKEELEKEERIKQRKEQRRLEIQVRCCFVEEQRRLEIQKEKEKQLRQEQARIKTNLATTHYQNFLLRKYGLEPLTRLIQVVQLNLEISNKYCSGRLLKIVFVSWYTNTKEDVTEKKNKADHCYEKILLRRSLRSWQKVRFNLQMLNKIARKHNIQRIKKHAFNAWQDYVTDERILMWAKESSADEHNQARITKLYFHTLVNFVSLVKEERVREKRKNDLRKKVQQWLPDFQGKTESV, encoded by the exons ATGGCGAATCATCATGCCGATCTGTTTAAatggaaaagaaaaacaaatccaATG GAAATGGGAAGAAAAGGAAAGAAAGATAAAATGAAGGACTGGATAAAA AAAGTTCAAGATGCTTCTGAACGTGCTGCACTTGAGGCATATGGTTCAGATATTTTCGAAACAGATCATTTAGGAGAATTTGTTCCAGATGATGAAGCCTTGTATGAAG CACAGGAGTTATTAGATGGGTGGTTGCAAGAGAAAACGTTTCCAAATATGCAGCATGAGTTAGAACACAAAAAGGAAAGTTGGTCGTCTAATAAAAGATTAATGTTGGATGCTGACACATATTTACATGGTGGTAACAAAAACAAAGTAGACTACCTGACAGATTTTCGAAACACTTTCTTAGATATAGACACAAAtcatgaagaagaagaagaaatcccaaaaccaattttttttcctgAGGCTGCttcag CTGCACAAGATTATACCAACTACTTATTGGAAGTTGAAAATATAGATAACGATGATATTGATGACAGCTTAGTAGTCCAAGAAGTTCTACGAGGGATGATGAATAAAGAGGTTGTAAAAAACATCGACCTTGGGATGAAGCCACTTGTAAGAAGGTTAAAAGATCCAGTACCAAAGATGAATTTAAGACATCAACAG GTGAAAATAAAAGGTGctgaaagaaaaagtaaagtTGCTGCAAAAAAGTTAGAACTATCCACTCAAAAAGAAATAGAGCAAAAAGCCAGGGCTAAAGTAgcagaagaagaaaaacaaaagaaactaaAAGAGAAAGCGGAAGAAAAAGCAATTAAGTTAGAAATGGTTAGGATAAGAAAAGAACTGGAAGATGAGAAAAGGAAACGATTTGAAGAATCTGAACG AAAAAAGAAGATTCTTGATGAAGCTAAACTTCAGATGCAGAAAGAATTACGTAGAAAGAAAGAACACAGAAAAACCGAAAGTGTAAGGAGAAAAGAAGCTGAAGAACAGATGCGTTTGCATGTAGAGTATGAAGCTGAGAAAAAGTCACTCGAAGAGCTTAAACAAAATATGCAA ATATTACACAAGCACTTTTCTTTGTGGTATAATCTGGTTCTCGAAACAAGAATAAAAGTGGGAAAGGCACGTGCTGTTGCAGATTGGAAGTGTAAACTTAAAGCTTGGAACGCATGGAAGGCTTATGTTACTTGTGTGCGTTCTTGCGAGGAGGCAAGAACTATTGAACAAAgcttaaaagaaaaatacag GAAAGAACAAATGGCTATTAAATACAGCAATAAAAAACTGCTTCATACTTGTTTTATATCATGGTTAAAATATGCACGCTATCAAGTTGAGAAAAAAATTCTACTTGCTGAACATGAAAAGAAAGCAAAGAAGATGGCCATGTTTCTTGAAGCAGCTTCGAAAGGATTACTGTGGAAAGACAAGAAAGAATGTAATGCTTCATCAGATGAAAAAATTGTTCTTACCAACGAAAAG gtaaatGACCAGCAGCTTTATCAGACACATCTCCGTAACAAGACACAAAAAATACCAACAGGTAAATCTCATTTccaaaaacacaaagaaaagaGAAATGAAGAAGTGCACCAACATAATAAAATGCCATGTAAAGATGTTGAAAATATCACGAGACAGAATTCTGTATATACTAAGAAGACCAAGTCTGTGGTGACTGAGAATTACATGATACAACATAACATAGCAAACCCTTTTTCTGCACCACTGATCAAACATTCTATTGGTGCAAAGAATGATGTCTTACATGATGCGAACCCCACCAGAAGTGACCCAGCAGAGTCAGTTGTAACAGTTCCCATTAAGCACTTTCAAGTCCGATCAcagaaacaaacaacaaaacctTTACATTTAG CTATGGAGGAACGTGAAAGTCAAAGAAGGGAAAGAAAAGCACAGCTGGAAgaacagaaaagaaaaaaagaagaagaaaaatta aATGTATTACGCAAACGTGAAGAGGAGAGATTACGAAAGGAGGAGTTAGAGAAGGAAGAAAGAATAAAGCAACGGAAAGAGCAACGCAGGTTGGAAATACAGGTGAGATGTTGTTTTGTTGAGGAGCAACGCAGGTTGGAAATACAG aaagaaaaagaaaagcagTTAAGACAAGAACAAGCTCGCATCAAAACAAATCTCGCAACCACTCATTACCAGAACTTTTTGTTGCGAAAATATGGCTTGGAACCACTAACGCGATTAATTCAAGTAGTACAGTTAAATTTAGAAATAAGTAATAAATACTGCAGCGGAAGGTTACTTAAAATAGTATTCGTGTCATGGTACACAAACACAAAAGAAGATGTgactgaaaagaaaaataaggCCGACCATTGTTACGAGAAGATCTTGTTAAGAAGAAGTTTAAGGTCATGGCAAAAG GTAAGATTCAACCTGCAAATGTTGAACAAGATAGCAAGAAAACATAATATCCAACGGATAAAAAAACATGCTTTTAATGCATGGCAAGATTATGTGACAGATGAACGTATTTTAATGTGGGCGAAAGAAAGTTCAGCAGATGAACATAATCAAGC aCGTATAACAAAGCTGTATTTCCATACATTGGTTAATTTTGTAAGCTTGGTAAAAGAAGAACGTGTAAGAGAGAAGCGTAAAAATGATTTGCGAAAAAAAGTGCAACAATGGTTACCTGATTTTCAAGGTAAAACTGAAAGTGTTTAG
- the LOC130635523 gene encoding rRNA 2'-O-methyltransferase fibrillarin-like, with product MGRPGFGGGGRGGGRGGRGGFGGRGGGGRGGGGGRGGGFGGRGRGGGRGGGRGGMRGGRKTVVEPHRHEGVFIARGKEDALVTLNLIPGNTVYGEKKVSIDGEEGAAKTEYRVWNPFRSKLAAAILGGVDKIHMKPGAKVLYLGAASGTTVSHVSDIVGPEGLVYAVEFSHRSGRDLLNVAKQRTNIIPIIEDARHPHKYRMLVGMVDTIFADVAQPDQARIVAINAHNFLKNGGHFVISIKANCIDSTAAPAAVFAGEVKKLQSEKLKPQEQLTLEPYERDHAVVVGTYRAPPKKKD from the exons ATGGGTAGACCTG gttTTGGTGGTGGTGGACGTGGTGGTGGAAGAGGAGGCAGAGGTGGTTTTGGTGGCCGTGGCGGTGGAGGAAgaggaggtggtggtggaagaG gtGGTGGTTTTGGTGGACGAGGTAGAGGTGGTGGTCGTGGTGGTGGACGGGGAG gAATGAGAGGTGGAAGAAAAACAGTTGTTGAACCACATCGTCATGAAG GTGTATTCATTGCCAGAGGGAAAGAGGATGCGTTGGTTACGTTAAATTTGATACCTGGCAACACGGTGTATGGAGAAAAGAAAGTTTCCATAGAT gGAGAAGAAGGGGCTGCCAAAACTGAATACAGAGTCTGGAATCCATTTCGTTCAAAATTAGCAGCAGCTATATTAGGCGGTGTTGATAAAATTCACATGAAACCTGGTGCTAAAGTACTGTATTTGGGAGCAGCTTCTGGAACCACTGTGTCACATGTCTCAGACATAGTCGGACCT GAAGGTCTTGTGTATGCTGTAGAGTTTTCACATCGTTCTGGACGTGACTTGTTAAATGTGGCCAAACAAAGGACAAATATTATTCCAATTATCGAAGATGCTCGGCATCCTCATAAATATAGAATGTTAGTTG GTATGGTAGATACAATATTTGCTGATGTTGCTCAACCAGATCAAGCTCGTATTGTTGCTATCAACGCGCACAACTTTTTAAAGAATGGTGGACATTTTGTTATATCTATCaag GCAAACTGCATTGATTCTACTGCTGCACCGGCTGCAGTATTCGCAGGAGAAGTAAAGAAATTGCAATCTGAGAAACTAAAACCGCAAGAACAACTCACATTGGAACCTTACGAAAGAGACCACGCAGTCGTTGTTGGAACATACAG aGCCCCACCAAAGAAGAAGGATTGA
- the LOC130635520 gene encoding coiled-coil domain-containing protein 191-like isoform X2 — MANHHADLFKWKRKTNPMEMGRKGKKDKMKDWIKKVQDASERAALEAYGSDIFETDHLGEFVPDDEALYEAQELLDGWLQEKTFPNMQHELEHKKESWSSNKRLMLDADTYLHGGNKNKVDYLTDFRNTFLDIDTNHEEEEEIPKPIFFPEAASAAQDYTNYLLEVENIDNDDIDDSLVVQEVLRGMMNKEVVKNIDLGMKPLVRRLKDPVPKMNLRHQQVKIKGAERKSKVAAKKLELSTQKEIEQKARAKVAEEEKQKKLKEKAEEKAIKLEMVRIRKELEDEKRKRFEESERKKKILDEAKLQMQKELRRKKEHRKTESVRRKEAEEQMRLHVEYEAEKKSLEELKQNMQILHKHFSLWYNLVLETRIKVGKARAVADWKCKLKAWNAWKAYVTCVRSCEEARTIEQSLKEKYRKEQMAIKYSNKKLLHTCFISWLKYARYQVEKKILLAEHEKKAKKMAMFLEAASKGLLWKDKKECNASSDEKIVLTNEKVNDQQLYQTHLRNKTQKIPTGKSHFQKHKEKRNEEVHQHNKMPCKDVENITRQNSVYTKKTKSVVTENYMIQHNIANPFSAPLIKHSIGAKNDVLHDANPTRSDPAESVVTVPIKHFQVRSQKQTTKPLHLAMEERESQRRERKAQLEEQKRKKEEEKLNVLRKREEERLRKEELEKEERIKQRKEQRRLEIQKEKEKQLRQEQARIKTNLATTHYQNFLLRKYGLEPLTRLIQVVQLNLEISNKYCSGRLLKIVFVSWYTNTKEDVTEKKNKADHCYEKILLRRSLRSWQKVRFNLQMLNKIARKHNIQRIKKHAFNAWQDYVTDERILMWAKESSADEHNQARITKLYFHTLVNFVSLVKEERVREKRKNDLRKKVQQWLPDFQGKTESV, encoded by the exons ATGGCGAATCATCATGCCGATCTGTTTAAatggaaaagaaaaacaaatccaATG GAAATGGGAAGAAAAGGAAAGAAAGATAAAATGAAGGACTGGATAAAA AAAGTTCAAGATGCTTCTGAACGTGCTGCACTTGAGGCATATGGTTCAGATATTTTCGAAACAGATCATTTAGGAGAATTTGTTCCAGATGATGAAGCCTTGTATGAAG CACAGGAGTTATTAGATGGGTGGTTGCAAGAGAAAACGTTTCCAAATATGCAGCATGAGTTAGAACACAAAAAGGAAAGTTGGTCGTCTAATAAAAGATTAATGTTGGATGCTGACACATATTTACATGGTGGTAACAAAAACAAAGTAGACTACCTGACAGATTTTCGAAACACTTTCTTAGATATAGACACAAAtcatgaagaagaagaagaaatcccaaaaccaattttttttcctgAGGCTGCttcag CTGCACAAGATTATACCAACTACTTATTGGAAGTTGAAAATATAGATAACGATGATATTGATGACAGCTTAGTAGTCCAAGAAGTTCTACGAGGGATGATGAATAAAGAGGTTGTAAAAAACATCGACCTTGGGATGAAGCCACTTGTAAGAAGGTTAAAAGATCCAGTACCAAAGATGAATTTAAGACATCAACAG GTGAAAATAAAAGGTGctgaaagaaaaagtaaagtTGCTGCAAAAAAGTTAGAACTATCCACTCAAAAAGAAATAGAGCAAAAAGCCAGGGCTAAAGTAgcagaagaagaaaaacaaaagaaactaaAAGAGAAAGCGGAAGAAAAAGCAATTAAGTTAGAAATGGTTAGGATAAGAAAAGAACTGGAAGATGAGAAAAGGAAACGATTTGAAGAATCTGAACG AAAAAAGAAGATTCTTGATGAAGCTAAACTTCAGATGCAGAAAGAATTACGTAGAAAGAAAGAACACAGAAAAACCGAAAGTGTAAGGAGAAAAGAAGCTGAAGAACAGATGCGTTTGCATGTAGAGTATGAAGCTGAGAAAAAGTCACTCGAAGAGCTTAAACAAAATATGCAA ATATTACACAAGCACTTTTCTTTGTGGTATAATCTGGTTCTCGAAACAAGAATAAAAGTGGGAAAGGCACGTGCTGTTGCAGATTGGAAGTGTAAACTTAAAGCTTGGAACGCATGGAAGGCTTATGTTACTTGTGTGCGTTCTTGCGAGGAGGCAAGAACTATTGAACAAAgcttaaaagaaaaatacag GAAAGAACAAATGGCTATTAAATACAGCAATAAAAAACTGCTTCATACTTGTTTTATATCATGGTTAAAATATGCACGCTATCAAGTTGAGAAAAAAATTCTACTTGCTGAACATGAAAAGAAAGCAAAGAAGATGGCCATGTTTCTTGAAGCAGCTTCGAAAGGATTACTGTGGAAAGACAAGAAAGAATGTAATGCTTCATCAGATGAAAAAATTGTTCTTACCAACGAAAAG gtaaatGACCAGCAGCTTTATCAGACACATCTCCGTAACAAGACACAAAAAATACCAACAGGTAAATCTCATTTccaaaaacacaaagaaaagaGAAATGAAGAAGTGCACCAACATAATAAAATGCCATGTAAAGATGTTGAAAATATCACGAGACAGAATTCTGTATATACTAAGAAGACCAAGTCTGTGGTGACTGAGAATTACATGATACAACATAACATAGCAAACCCTTTTTCTGCACCACTGATCAAACATTCTATTGGTGCAAAGAATGATGTCTTACATGATGCGAACCCCACCAGAAGTGACCCAGCAGAGTCAGTTGTAACAGTTCCCATTAAGCACTTTCAAGTCCGATCAcagaaacaaacaacaaaacctTTACATTTAG CTATGGAGGAACGTGAAAGTCAAAGAAGGGAAAGAAAAGCACAGCTGGAAgaacagaaaagaaaaaaagaagaagaaaaatta aATGTATTACGCAAACGTGAAGAGGAGAGATTACGAAAGGAGGAGTTAGAGAAGGAAGAAAGAATAAAGCAACGGAAAGAGCAACGCAGGTTGGAAATACAG aaagaaaaagaaaagcagTTAAGACAAGAACAAGCTCGCATCAAAACAAATCTCGCAACCACTCATTACCAGAACTTTTTGTTGCGAAAATATGGCTTGGAACCACTAACGCGATTAATTCAAGTAGTACAGTTAAATTTAGAAATAAGTAATAAATACTGCAGCGGAAGGTTACTTAAAATAGTATTCGTGTCATGGTACACAAACACAAAAGAAGATGTgactgaaaagaaaaataaggCCGACCATTGTTACGAGAAGATCTTGTTAAGAAGAAGTTTAAGGTCATGGCAAAAG GTAAGATTCAACCTGCAAATGTTGAACAAGATAGCAAGAAAACATAATATCCAACGGATAAAAAAACATGCTTTTAATGCATGGCAAGATTATGTGACAGATGAACGTATTTTAATGTGGGCGAAAGAAAGTTCAGCAGATGAACATAATCAAGC aCGTATAACAAAGCTGTATTTCCATACATTGGTTAATTTTGTAAGCTTGGTAAAAGAAGAACGTGTAAGAGAGAAGCGTAAAAATGATTTGCGAAAAAAAGTGCAACAATGGTTACCTGATTTTCAAGGTAAAACTGAAAGTGTTTAG